One Nomascus leucogenys isolate Asia chromosome 22a, Asia_NLE_v1, whole genome shotgun sequence DNA segment encodes these proteins:
- the SUPT16H gene encoding FACT complex subunit SPT16 — MAVTLDKDAYYRRVKRLYSNWRKGEDEYANVDAIVVSVGVDEEIVYAKSTALQTWLFGYELTDTIMVFCDDKIIFMASKKKVEFLKQIANTKGNENANGAPAITLLIREKNESNKSSFDKMIEAIKESKNGKKIGVFSKDKFPGEFMKSWNDCLNKEGFDKIDISAVVAYTIAVKEDGELTLMKKAASITSEVFNKFFKERVMEIVDADEKVRHSKLAESVEKAIEEKKYLAGADPSTVEMCYPPIIQSGGNYNLKFSVVSDKNHMHFGAITCAMGIRFKSYCSNLVRTLMVDPSQEVQENYNFLLQLQEELLKELRHGVKICDVYNAVMDVVKKQKPELLNKITKNLGFGMGIEFREGSLVINSKNQYKLKKGMVFSINLGFSDLTNKEGKKPEEKTYALFIGDTVLVDEDGPATVLTSVKKKVKNVGIFLKNEDEEEEEEEKDEAEDLLGRGSRAALLTERTRNEMTAEEKRRAHQKELAAQLNEEAKRRLTEQKGEQQIQKARKSNVSYKNPSLMPKEPHIREMKIYIDKKYETVIMPVFGIATPFHIATIKNISMSVEGDYTYLRINFYCPGSALGRNEGNIFPNPEATFVKEITYRASNIKAPGEQTVPALNLQNAFRIIKEVQKRYKTREAEEKEKEGIVKQDSLVINLNRSNPKLKDLYIRPNIAQKRMQGSLEAHVNGFRFTSVRGDKVDILYNNIKHALFQPCDGEMIIVLHFHLKNAIMFGKKRHTDVQFYTEVGEITTDLGKHQHMHDRDDLYAEQMEREMRHKLKTAFKNFIEKVEALTKEELEFEVPFRDLGFNGAPYRSTCLLQPTSSALVNATEWPPFVVTLDEVELIHFERVQFHLKNFDMVIVYKDYSKKVTMINAIPVASLDPIKEWLNSCDLKYTEGVQSLNWTKIMKTIVDDPEGFFEQGGWSFLEPEGEGSDAEEGDSESEIEDETFNPSEDDYEEEEEDSDEDYSSEAEESDYSKESLGSEEESGKDWDELEEEARKADRESRYEEEEEQSRSMSRKRKASVHSSGRGSNRGSRHSSAPPKKKRK, encoded by the exons AAAGGAGAAGATGAGTATGCCAACGTTGATGCCATTGTTGTATCAGTGGGTGTTGATGAAGAAATTGTTTATGCCAAATCAACTGCCTTACAG aCATGGCTCTTTGGTTACGAACTAACTGATACTATCATGGTCTTTTGTGATGACAAAATCATCTTTATGGCCAGCAAGAAAAAAGTGGAGTTCTTGAAACAGATTGCCAACACTAAGGGCAATGAGAATGCTAATGGAGCCCCTGCCATCACACTGCTAATACGAGAAAAG AATGAAAGTAATAAGAGTAGCTTTGATAAAATGATTGAAGCCATTAAAGAAAGCAAGAATGGCAAGAAGATTGGAGTATTCAGCAAAGACAAATTCCCTGGAGAGTTCATGAAGAGCTGGAATGACTGCCTCAACAAAGAAGGCTTTGACAAA ATAGATATCAGTGCAGTTGTGGCATATACCATCGCTGTAAAGGAGGATGGGGAGCTCACCCTAATGAAGAAAGCAGCCAGCATCACTTCTGAAGTCTTCAACAAATTCTTCAAGGAAAGAGTCATGGAAATAGTTGATGCAGATGAG AAAGTTCGACACAGCAAACTGGCTGAGTCTGTGGAAAAGGCCATTGAAGAGAAAAAATACCTTGCTGGGGCAGACCCTTCTACTGTGGAAATGTGTTACCCTCCTATCATTCAGAGTGGTGGCAACTATAATCTCAAGTTCAGTGTGGTGAG TGACAAGAATCATATGCATTTTGGGGCTATCACTTGTGCCATGGGTATTCGCTTCAAGTCTTACTGCTCCAACCTTGTTCGCACTTTGATGGTTGATCCTTCTCAGGAAGTTCAagaaaattataactttttaCTCCAGCTTCAAGAGGAGCTGCTGAAGGAATTAAGACATG GTGTGAAGATATGTGACGTATATAACGCTGTCATGGACGTGGTTAAAAAGCAGAAGCCAGAACTGCTGAACAAAATTACCAAAAACCTAGG atttgggatgggAATTGAATTCCGTGAAGGCTCCCTAGTAATCAATAGTAAAAATCAATACAAACTGAAGAAAG GAATGGTTTTCAGCATCAATTTAGGATTCTCAGACCTGACTAACAAGGAGGGGAAAAAGCCAGAAGAGAAAACCTATGCCCTGTTCATTGGTGACACAGTGCTTGTGGATGAG GATGGCCCAGCTACTGTTCTCACTTCTGtgaagaagaaagtgaagaatGTGGGGATTTTCCTAAAG AAcgaagatgaggaagaggaggaggaggagaaagatgagGCAGAGGACCTTTTGGGAAGAGGTTCTCGGGCAGCATTACTTACAGAAAGAACAAGA AATGAAATGACTGCAGAAGAGAAGCGAAGAGCACATCAAAAAGAACTAGCGGCTCAACTCAATGAAGAAGCAAAGAGGAGATTGACTGAACAAAAGGGAGAACAGCAGATTCAGAA AGCTCGCAAATCTAATGTGTCCTATAAAAACCCATCTCTGATGCCTAAGGAACCACATATTCGGGAAATGAAGATCTACATCGATAAGAAATATGAGACTGTAATAATGCCTGTGTTTGGCATTGCAACACCGTTTCACATCGCCACAATCAAG AATATAAGTATGTCCGTGGAAGGAGATTATACTTACTTGCGAATCAACTTTTATTGCCCAGGCAGTGCTCTGGGCAGGAATGAAGGCAACATCTTTCCTAACCCTGAAGCGACTTTTGTCAAAGAAAT TACATACCGAGCGTCAAATATTAAGGCACCCGGAGAACAGACAGTACCAGCCTTGAACCTTCAGAATGCTTTCCGAATTATTAAAGAAGTACAGAAACGTTATAAAACTCGAGAagctgaagagaaagagaaggag GGCATTGTAAAACAAGACTCACTGGTGATCAATCTAAACCGGAGTAATCCCAAACTGAAAGATCTATACATTCGCCCAAATATTGCCCAAAAGAGGATGCAAGGCTCACTGGAGGCCCATGTCAATG GCTTCCGCTTCACATCTGTTCGAGGAGACAAAGTGGATATTTTGTACAATAATATTAAGCATGCTTTGTTCCAGCCCTGTGATGGAGAAATGATTATTGTCTTGCACTTTCACCTCAAG AATGCCATCATGTTTGGGAAGAAGCGGCACACGGATGTGCAGTTCTACACAGAAGTGGGAGAGATAACCACAGACTTGGGGAAACATCAGCATATGCATGACCGAGATGACCTCTATGCTGAGCAG ATGGAACGAGAAATGAGGCACAAACTGAAAACAGCCTTTAAAAATTTCATTGAGAAAGTAGAGGCTCTAACTAAGGAGGAACTGGAATTTGAAGTGCCTTTTAGGGACTTGGG ATTTAACGGAGCTCCCTATAGGAGTACCTGCCTCCTTCAGCCCACTAGTAGTGCGCTGGTAAATGCTACGGAATGG CCACCTTTTGTGGTGACATTGGATGAGGTAGAGCTGATCCACTTTGAGCGGGTCCAGTTTCACCTGAAGAACTTTGATATGGTAATCGTCTACAAGGACTACAGCAAGAAAGTGACCATGATCAATGCCATTCCTGTAGCCTCTCTTGACCCCATCAAGGAATGGTTGAA TTCCTGCGACCTGAAGTACACAGAAGGAGTACAGTCCCTCAACTGGACTAAAATCATGAAGACCATTGTTGATGACCCTGAGGGCTTCTTTGAACAAGGTGGCTGGTCTTTCCTGGAGCCTGAGGGTGAG GGGAGTGATGCTGAAGAAGGGGATTCAGAGTCTGAAATTGAAGATGAGACTTTTAATCCTTCAGAAGATGActatgaagaggaagaggaggacagTGATGAAGATTATTCATCAGAAGCAGAAGAGTCAG ACTATTCTAAGGAGTCGTTGGGTAGTGAAGAAGAGAGTGGAAAGGATTGGGATGAACTGGAGGAAGAAGCCcgaaaag CGGACCGAGAAAGTCGTTAcgaggaagaagaagaacaaagtcgAAGTATGAGCCggaagaggaaggcatctgtgcACAGTTCAGGCCGTGGCTCTAACCGTGGTTCCAGACACAGCTCTGCACCCcccaagaaaaagaggaagtaa